A DNA window from Zingiber officinale cultivar Zhangliang chromosome 3A, Zo_v1.1, whole genome shotgun sequence contains the following coding sequences:
- the LOC122052780 gene encoding RNA-binding protein P-like — translation MANKKRKLTSPAVAEAPAEAPAEEPKEGKSQEEENQPPTEANSELPIDENFHPDAPSTDLGEAAAEAENGVDEDEDENDRDPNTIQQLLEPFTKDHLIELLRDAAVKHPDVLAEIHRIVDCDPVHRKVFVHGLGWDTNAEVLTAAFRQYGEIEDCNAVIDRATGKSKGYGFILFKHRAGARRSLQEPQKKIGNRITSCQLASIGPVPPPAPPVSEYTQRKIFVSNVGAELDPQKLVQFFSKYGEIEEGPLGLDKVSGKPKGFALFVYKTVESAKKALEEPHKNFEGHILHCQKAIDGPKPNKPGFHFQSPVAHHIGLHHVAGGIHGAHIPRNHNPSLFGGVGSHLSSATSAGHLMAPSGAGHLMAPSGAGVGFNPDAQPAAAVAAGLNPVLGQALTALLANQGSGLGLTNILGNLGSGGVAGTPGALSNSSAHGLLGGGYGGGGAVGNLNAGMMGGHNSQAYGQGGYGTPSTGQGGAGRSQTGLGQMGNLGHYIGH, via the coding sequence ATGGCCAACAAAAAGCGAAAGCTTACCTCGCCCGCTGTCGCCGAAGCACCCGCCGAAGCACCTGCCGAAGAGCCTAAAGAGGGTAAGTCTCAAGAAGAGGAGAATCAGCCCCCTACCGAGGCCAACTCTGAGCTTCCGATCGATGAGAATTTCCATCCCGATGCCCCCTCCACCGACCTTGGAGAAGCAGCTGCGGAGGCCGAAAACGGAGTCGACGAGGACGAGGACGAGAACGACAGAGACCCGAATACGATCCAGCAGCTCTTAGAGCCTTTCACCAAAGACCACCTCATCGAGCTACTCCGCGATGCGGCCGTGAAGCATCCTGACGTGCTGGCAGAGATACATCGCATAGTCGACTGCGATCCTGTCCACCGCAAGGTATTTGTCCACGGCCTCGGTTGGGATACGAACGCCGAAGTTCTCACTGCTGCTTTTCGCCAGTATGGCGAGATCGAGGACTGCAATGCGGTCATAGACAGGGCAACTGGCAAGTCCAAGGGTTACGGATTCATATTATTTAAGCATCGTGCTGGTGCACGTCGCTCACTTCAGGAGCCCCAGAAGAAAATTGGCAACAGGATCACTTCTTGTCAGCTTGCCTCAATTGGCCCTGTGCCACCACCTGCTCCTCCTGTATCAGAGTACACTCAAAGGAAAATATTTGTTAGCAACGTTGGGGCAGAGCTTGACCCCCAGAAACTGGTTCAGTTCTTTTCTAAGTATGGGGAGATAGAGGAGGGACCGCTAGGCCTGGATAAGGTGTCTGGGAAGCCAAAGGGTTTTGCGTTGTTTGTTTACAAGACCGTTGAGAGTGCTAAGAAAGCATTGGAGGAACCGCACAAGAACTTCGAGGGTCACATACTGCATTGCCAGAAGGCAATCGATGGGCCGAAGCCAAACAAGCCAGGATTCCATTTTCAAAGTCCCGTAGCTCACCATATTGGCCTGCATCATGTTGCTGGTGGAATACATGGGGCACATATCCCACGGAACCACAATCCCTCTCTTTTTGGAGGGGTTGGAAGTCATCTCTCAAGTGCTACAAGTGCTGGGCACCTCATGGCCCCTTCAGGTGCTGGACACCTTATGGCCCCTTCAGGTGCTGGAGTGGGGTTCAACCCGGATGCTCAACCAGCTGCTGCAGTGGCTGCCGGGTTAAATCCTGTGTTAGGGCAAGCTTTGACTGCGTTACTTGCGAATCAAGGATCTGGGTTGGGCTTGACAAACATCTTGGGAAACTTGGGGTCTGGTGGGGTGGCTGGAACTCCTGGGGCATTGTCAAATAGTTCTGCACATGGTTTGCTTGGTGGTGGCTATGGTGGTGGTGGTGCTGTTGGGAACTTGAATGCTGGGATGATGGGAGGTCATAACTCGCAGGCATATGGGCAGGGTGGCTATGGGACTCCATCAACTGGACAGGGAGGAGCTGGTAGGAGCCAAACAGGACTTGGGCAAATGGGCAACCTAGGCCATTACATTGGTCATTAG